The nucleotide window GGCCACCAGCCCCAGCACCCTCACGGCCAGCGTTCCTGGTCCTTGATGAGCGTCCGCGGCCCCGCCTTGAGGAGGAAGCGGTAGAAGTAGTCGGCGCCCGAGAGGACGGTGAAGGCGAGGGCGACCCAAAGGGTGCCCCAGGACACGAGGTGGAAGGGCAGGAAGTCGCGCGGCACTCCGCGGTCGAGGATGAGGAAGGTGATGGCGACGTACTGGGACACCGTCTTGATCTTGCCCAGGCCCGAGGCAGGCACCATGACGCCCATAGATAGCGCTACGCCCCGGAGCCCCGTCACCGCGAGCTCGCGCCCGATGATGACCATGGCCATCCAGGCATTGATCATGTCGACCTGGACGAGCGAGATCAGGGCGGCGGC belongs to Candidatus Methylomirabilota bacterium and includes:
- the pgsA gene encoding CDP-diacylglycerol--glycerol-3-phosphate 3-phosphatidyltransferase, translated to MNLAIALTLVRIVLVPFVILFLISSSRVHVLIAALIFFAASLTDWLDGWVARRRNQVTRLGTLLDPVADKLLVAAALISLVQVDMINAWMAMVIIGRELAVTGLRGVALSMGVMVPASGLGKIKTVSQYVAITFLILDRGVPRDFLPFHLVSWGTLWVALAFTVLSGADYFYRFLLKAGPRTLIKDQERWP